The region CTTTACAAATTTGAAAGGAGTGTAGAAAAGTCATTTTCATAGTTACACAGTCAACTGCTCTATCATTTGCATAATTTCTATTAGCAGACCTTTATATCcaacattaaaattaaattttcccttttccaaATATCATTTCAAGTAAACCTAATGAATAAAGATTTTTGAGTTGCAAAGTTAAAGcagaaaattaattttgattgtcagtatttaaagtacaatttattgttaatttaaatttaagtattcATGTATACAGTGTATAATATTCAGATATGAAATCAAATTAAGCATTTATAATGTATTTACGACTTTCTGATTCTTTCTTAGCCCTTCCTCCTTTCGttccaaacaaataaaatatattttaagtataaagttCAAATTTCAGGCATTCCACTTTCCAGAACATTTTCCAGGGAAGCATTTTCAAGAGAGTTAAGGATTATCtgaataggaaaataattttcttaccCCATCCcagcatatttaaataaaaatgatcaagTCACTAAAGCTTTCAATAGCTTTCTATTTTTATCATGGCCTTTGGCCCACCCAGTTGCAGCATGAATTGGAAATTCATAAATTCCTTGGAATCAGTTCATTTACTGCCCTGGGGCAAAGGCATCGAAGAGTAGAAATAATAGCATTGGATTTTGAGTCTGAATATCTGGGTTTGGTTTTAATACTTTGTGGtcttcatttttatctttgtttttgtatttatacttaaaatattttaaaactttattcaaaCTATGTATTCTAAAGTTTATTAAATGCAACATACACCTGAAAAAGTGTATAAAATCTACACCATTTAGAGACTGTTGCTAAAATGAACACCTATGTATGCACTATCTACCTTAAAAATAAGACTTTACAAGTATCTTTAATGTGCTCATGAATCATCTGGGGAtcatgttaaaatgcagattatgaTTCAGGAGATTTGGGGGAGAGCCTGAGATTCTGCGTTTCTAACCAGCTCCCCGGTGACGCAGACACTGGTGGCCCACGGGGCACACACTGACTGGTGTGATCTAAGAAGGCGCCGGGATGCCTTTCTCAAATTTCACCCCCTTTTCTCCTCCAACAAGTGGTAAGCACTAGTCCAAATTTTGTGTCAGTCActtcttgctttattttaaatagttcTTACCACCTGTGAGTGCATTTCTAAATATTATAATTGttcagttttgtctgtttttttttaaattaaaaattaagaacattttaatacaatttctaaaggttactttccatttacagccattacaaaatattggttctattccctatgctgtacaatacatccttgaggcTATCTTACACCCAGCAGATTGTACCTCCCACCCCTCAAGCCTTATAATGCCTCTTGCACCCCCTTGCCCCTCTCACTGGTAACTgctagtttgttctttatatctgcgagtgagtctgctgctttttgttatattcactggcTTGTTGTATTTgtgattccacgtataagtgatatcatacagtatttgtctttgtctgacttattccacttagcataatgacctccaagtccattcatggtactgcaaatggcaacattttgttctttttaatggctgagtagtattccattgtatagacataccacatcttctttattcattcatctgctgatgagcacttgggttgctttcataccttggcaattgtaaataatgctctgTGAACGCTGGGGTGcctgcatcttttcaaattagtgtttttgtttctttcgaATAtttatctaggagtggaattgctgaatcattgcctgcttttaaactttatataaatggaataaaactgTGTGCATTCTTCTGTTACTTCCTTATTTCACTCAATCTTATGTTTTAGAGACACATTGATTTTGATGCATAGAcctgtagtttatttatttttccctctgtttaGTTTCTATTGTATGAATATGCTCTATTTTATTCATCTGTTTCTACTGTTGACAGATGTCTgtgttgcttccacttttttttgTGACCAGTGCTGCTCTAAGCATTTCTGGTACATGTTTCATAATGCTTAGCTTAGATCCtcttttcttcatcagtaaaaggAAGATAACAACATACACCTCATAAGATATTGCCCATTCAGAGAGAAGGACCTGCCACTGTCCAAATGACATTGACTTAGCTTACTTCAGATGTCACTTTAACCAGTATTGTTCTTGGATGTAGGTCAGTGGAGGATGCATCTCCAAATGATGCAGTAAACAATGGAGAGATGATGGGAGCCCTCAGAGAGGCAGCCTGGGAGATAGGAGAGGGCTGTATCATCTAGTGAAAAATACCCCAAAGCCCCAAATTCCTAAGGCTTATTGTTCTGGTTGAGGTAACTCGAACACCTTTCATAAACAACCCCCAAATTCCAGTGGCTTAACAAGATAGAGTTTATGTGTTATTCCTTTGTTCCCAGTTAGAAGGCAGCTTTTGTCCACTGATTTAGGAAACCGGGCTCCTTCCACTTGGCTCTTCTATGCCCTTGGGCCCTGCAGTCCCCTGCTTGCGTCTGTTAGCAGAGGAAATGGACAGTCAAGAGGTCCTAACACTCACACACTTCTTAAAAGTCCATGCCTTGAAGTGAAATCTCTCTTGCAATCACATTTCTTTGGTTAGACTTGCGCATTTGGCCACATCTGTGTGCAAGGGGGCCTCCGAAATGTAGTTCTGGGTTGGGCTCCCACCTGCCAGCTGGTCATTATGGAAGGGAAGCCACAGTCATACACGGTGTTAACCCATGAAGGCAACCTTTCCCACCTTCGTTAAGACAAAGCTGGTGGCACTGCCATCTTATGATCCCATCCCCACTTAGGTGACACGGTGCTCCTGTTCATGTGAATTCTCTTCTTCATGCTCACTTTAACTGTGGATCACACACAATAGTGAAGGGACGAGGCAAGAGGACATAGTTTTCTCACTTCTTGGCTTTTGTCATGCTTTTCCCTCCATTAGGAACAGGCTTCCAGACTAAACTGTGAGCTCTGGGAGGAGAATTGAATACCTTGTTCGTTCTTGAATTTAGAGCTAGATTGAGGCATGTGGATCAGTGCTTCTCAGAATTTAATGTGCACACCAATCACCTGGGGGTCTTGATAAAATGCACATTCTGATTTGGTAGGTCAGGGGTGGGGTCCCAGATTCTACATTTCTCAAAATTCTCAGGTGATTACGGTGCCACTGATCTGAGGAAAACAGGCATGTAGTTgcccatcatttatttattcaacatattTTTCAGGTGCCTATAAAGTGCTAGGCACTGTCTTAGACGTTGAGGATGCAACAGTTAATGGGACAGGACACTAATTTGGCACTCCTCAGATTGAAAGGACAAATATTTGTTCAACATTTATATAGCTGGGGTGGACAGCAACTGATATCTATTCATTTAAAATTGTGCAGTAGAGCTGTGTCATATGCACACTtaacttgtatttttttgttttctgactttcatgttttcaaaatgctttcctttttgtggcttctTATTCTCTCTTCAGGAATGTATGTGTTTGTGGGTACCAACTCTCGGGGGTTTAAACTTAGATAAGACTGCTCCTGGTAAATACTACTGTgttgtgcattatttatttttggaattcAAGGGAACTATGACCTCCAACTTCAGGCAACTGTCAACTAGCTGGTCTCAGAGTTAGTTATACTGTTCACAGTGGCACCATGAACGTAGGTGTGTGATTCAAAACATACTTGACAGAGGTAGTTCAGCACAGACAAAGGATGTTTAAAGTTTTCTACCCAAAGAAATAGCCCTCCTCAATTATGCAGAAACAGGAGTTAACCAGCACCTTATTTCGGATTTAATCTATTGGTCTCATCAAATGTCCAGTTAGTCAGTGACAGATGTAAAGCTATCTATTTACTAAATCTTGTTTAGTTTTCCTATCTTTGAATAAAAAGATGGCCAGTCTCCTTTGCAATTATGTTTAAGCCTAGACTGATATCAGGCTAATGGTGTGTATGTTGAAGTGATGTGAGCCATCCCATCCTCAGGTCAGGTAATTAGAAGCAGTCTATGTGACCTCCTTGATCATTTTCCCTACCATTGAAGTCTTGCAGGGCACTGCAGGTTGAGGTGGTGACACTGTAAGATGAAAAGGGTCCAGACAGATGGATGAAAGTTGCCCTGGAGAGTCACTGATCTGTCTCAAGTTTAGCATAGGTGAAAGCCTTTGTGGTGTTGACTTACGGACATTGTGGGGTTTATTTGTTACTGTAGCATAAGCTATCTGACTAACACATGTTCTGACTATTAATCTGGGTAGGGCCTGCCACACTGTGTTGTGCCTAATTGCCTCATAAATGTTTTTACAGATTAGTCAATTAGATTAATTTTTACCAGATTTCTTCACGATAATGTTCCCATCCTGACCTCACTGCGGACGTGTACTGAAATCAGTCTGGGTTTATTAGTTACAGGAATGTGGAACATAGGAggaatttagtaaatatttacttaatgaAACAAGACAAAAGTAAGAAAATTTCACACCTAGTTTGCTGGGaaggaattttttaattattcatttttaggATAAAATATCAAACGTACATGCTCATTAAGGAAAGTTTTGtaaaatttttgagaaaaatagagaaacatTTTCCCATTGTGCTACCACTCTGTAACAACCACCATTTACATTTTCAGTGTGTTCTTCCCAGGCCTTTCCCACTTATGTTTATCACATTATTGCAATCACACTCTGGATGTTCTGGCTTGCTGTTTTCCGAGTTATTATGTAGTcttcataagcataacacttatTGGTTACAGTATAATCCTTCTAGGGGATGAACCTTTTAATCTTTCCCATCTTTGAATGTTTagatttcttctaaatttttattttcataaatgacACTGTGATAAACCTGCTTGTCTagtaatattttctatatttagaaTCACATCCTTAACATTGATCTGCaaacagaatttttaataatCCAAAAATCTCAGGGTGAAGCCAGCTCAATTCAGATAAACACTTTGCATTACCTTAAGAGCATGCCCTCCAGTCCAGTGTTCAGCCCTGAATTAGGTGAATTCAGCTTCTTCATTTGTGTGATTCTTTAAAACATGTCTAATCATCatgttatatgtatatgtaaagatGTTTAGGCCAAATATAATTTTTTGAGTCAGTCTCCTAAAGCACAGTATCTTATTTAATGCTGTAACTGACTTAATatcacacacacgcacgtgcatgcacacacacacacttgagaATTACGCAACATGTGCACATGTCTGTCTAGAAAACAGATGTATGAGAAAAGTTCTCTCTTGATCCTGAGGTTTTATTTAGTGGGACAGCCCAGCAAAATGCAACAGCAGTAATACATGAGGGCATTTATATCCTGGACATCTTTCtttttgagacaggaaggaagaactGAGCCACTGGGGCCTCTCCTGGCAATTCACTAAATCAATGGCAAAGCAGAGATGATTGTCAGATATTTCCTGGGAGTTATGATGAGCTGCCAATAAAAGACTTAACTTGTGACCATGGTGTAACTGAAGCATCTCTGGTTTTGGTGCGGAAGTCCTAATGCTGAATAGGAACTCTCTTACCAACTGTATGACTTTAGGTAGTTAACTAATATTTACCAAGTCATATATCCTTATTTTGTAACATAAGATCATCATTACAGTGGCTTCCTCACACTGTGGTGGCAAAGATTCAACATGATAATAGATACTAAGCTGCTTTACAGTTGCAATGCTCTGTATAAAGTATGGTATTTGCTGTTTcttattctcccattctgttaaAACCAGAGATGCTCTCAGTTAAGTCAGTTCACAGTGTGATTTAGACGATGCTATGCCCTCCTCATGCCGACCAACAGCCTTGCAGGCTCAGCAGGGAGAGATGCTGCCCTGCAGCGTCCTCTGCAGGGCGTCCTTCACCTCCTTGTTCCGGAGGCTGTAGATGAGGGGGTTGCGCATGGGAATTATGACGGTGTAGAAGACAGACACTATCTGGCCACTGGTATCATCAGTGGGTCCATGAGGTTGGACATAGGTGAGGATCACAGTGCTGCAGAAGATGGCAATGGCCAGGAAGTGGGAGGCACACGTGGAGAGGGCTTTCTCCTTCCCAGCTGCCGAGCGCAGCCTGCCGACGGCCACCAGGACCAAGCTGTAGGAGGTGAGGATGAGGGCAGCAGGCAGAAGGGTAGCCAGAGCAGATGAAATATAGAGGACCAGTCCTGCTGTAGCTGTGTTGGCACAAGCCAGGCGGAGAAGGGGTTTGATGTCACAGAAGTAGCGTGTTACGTGGTTGGGCCCACAGAAGGGCAGGGCGAAGACATTCCCGGTCTCAATAGCGGAGTTAGCTCCACCAAATGTGTAGGAAGCAGCCACCAGCTGGAGACAGGTTCCCTTGGTCATGACAGAGCTGTAATGGAGGGGTCGGCGGATGGCCACGAAGCGGCCATAGGCCATGGAGGCCAGCAGGAAGCTCTCAGCTGTTGCGTGCATCACAAAGAAGGTCATCTGGACCACACAGCCCTCAAAAGAAATGGACTTGTCAGAGGCTAGAAGGTCGACCAACAGCTTGGGTGTGACGATGGAAGAGTAACAAATATCAAGAAAAGAGAGGACACTgagaaagaagtacatggggcTGTGGAGACGGGAGTCTGTGAAGATGAGCGCCATCATTCCCAGGTTGCCCACCACTGTCACGGCATAGACGAGCAGGAAGCCTCCGAAAAGAAGCACCTGGAGGTCTGGATAGCTGGAGAATCCCAGCAAGATGAACTGGGTAACTGGGCTGTGGTTGCCACTGGCAAGAGCTAGTTCTCCAGGTGCCATCTGCGGAGGTGACAACTGTTAGTCTCTCAGGCAGTATTCCTTGGGCATGCTCCCCTGTGCAAGGCACGATGAGGAGCACACCAAGCACCTATACGGCTTCTTCTACAAGAAGGTAGCGGGAAGTGTCGTGCCATAGTGGACAGGACCTGGGCTGTGAAGCCAGACAGACCCAGGTCTTAATTCTGACTATGGCACTAACTAGCTGAGTATTCCCGGATAAGCTGTATCTATGAGCCTTAGTTTttgcatctgtgaaatggggaaaatacaCCTACTTCTCAGGGTTGCTGTGTGGCCTATATCAAAGAATGAATGTAAACCATCAGAATGTCTGGGACACAGCAGGTGATCAGTAAATGTGAGGCCACTCCTCCAGTCTCTTGTGCCTGTATCTATAAACATGCTCGTGACTGTgtttaagaattatttcattctgtcctttaaaaaatcaaggtaaaattcacatatcGTAAAACTGATCATTTTAGAGTGTACAATTCCGTCATTGTTTGCAGACTCACAATGTTGCACAACATCCCCACTGTTTAatcacagaacattttcatcacccaaaaaagaaatctccacacccattagtagtcactccccattctccccttcccccagcctctggcaaccatgaatctactttctgtctttgaatttgcctgttctggacatttcatataaattgatTTGTACAATATATGGTCTTGGGTGCCTGGCTTCTTTTGTTTAGTGTTtccaaggctcatccatgttgtaggatGCACCACTATTCATTTTGTCGTGTACTTGGACATCGTCAGGGCATCCACTGCTCTATATTATAACCATTTTGTGCTCTGACAGGCTGTTGAGTTAAGTGTCACCTGGGAGATCATCAGCTTGGACGTGGTGTTTTCCAGTTTCCTCCCTTGACTGTCCTCCAAGATGTTTTTCCACACGAGGAACTGAAATGCCCAGAGGCCTTACTTTCTTCCCCACACTGCCCTCTCTCTTCGGCTCCTCGTATCTCTCTTCATTGAGAGTTTGGGCTACAGCCTATAATCAGTCCTGGGAAAACCCCTTCATCCATGCCAAGCAGGCAGTATAGACGACAAGGAGGAAATGTGTCGTCACATCGCAGAAGAACACAGGACAGCCTCACCTGTGTCCCCACCTGTTGTAACAGGTGCGGCGTATGGCAGAAGAGCACCGGACTGACAGCATGGGGACCCGCTCTCTAGTCCTGCGTTGTTGCCTGTTGGCTCTCTTACCCTGGGCAGTCTTCCTCTCCGGGCTTCTGATCCCTCACTGGCAAAGTCAAGGTTTGGCGTGGAAGGTATCTGAAGTCACGCCTGGTCCTGACAACCTGGCAGTGAGTGAGTGCATCTGCCCTGAACTTCCTGCCCGGGTGTGGATCCTTGTGCCTGTGTAGCCCCACACAGCACACAAAGCATCCGTGGGAGTGTGCCTAGAAGAAGGGCACGCCATACCTGCTTGTAACAGGCAATTTTAAGAGTCTGTCCAGCTCACAGGGGTCTATTTAAGTACCTTGGCCAGTCATAGCAGTAATCTGGCAAATATTTTGTGCATGAAGTAGGAAGTATTGAGAAACCCAGTTAACCTAAACGAATAGGTGACAAAATAAGGAGTTTTGTTACTGACAGTAATGTAATTTAATTCAATGAACTCCTTCTTAGTGAATGCCAAGAGTCCCATAGTGGTGTATGatcaaaagttatttttaatcttcCATCGTCTGCCAATTTGAAAATATCCTCCCTTCATTTTGTTTAAAGATTTCCATCTGACTTCaaaatgttttttatatatatgtagtcaTTAAAGTCATTTGCCTTTTCAACTGCTATTTTTGAAATTATCTCTTTGTATCCTGGAAGTTTGTATGCTGGTGAAATGCCTTATCCTAAGATACAGGATGGGTTAGAAGCACGCATTTCTTTTCCAAAGTGGGAGGAGGGAAGTTGTGATAGGGAAGATGGGAAAGGAGTGCAGCGCTCCCCATGGTAACTTTGCAAGGGTACTGGTTTTATGGAAGAGCAGATATGGTTCTGGAAATTGGTTCCCTTAAGCATATGAACTCTTTGAAATGTCTTCACTTGTCCTCACAGATACACAACCCCAGTTGGAAGACTGTGGCCTTAGAAGAACTAGTCAGTTAGGatactgccttctgcctgctgcctctccttcctcccagagCTGGTCTTGTGATTACGTGATTGTGGGAGAATTCAATGGACCACCCCATGCCCTTTACAGACCGACCTCTGTTTATTGTAAAGGTCAAAACATGCAACACTGGAAGTCAGGGTCCTGGTGGGTGTGGTGGAATTCTATCACATGATTCAGCCTTGAAGCCTTTAAGCTAGCAAAGTCAACTTCCTGCTCTGTAGCCCAGTTTCTCCACCCAGGTGCCCCAGATATTTTTCGTATTTACTCTAAGAAAGTTAGAACAGGAAGAGTTCCTTTTGCTGTTCTAACCTTCTTAGTTTAGGGTTTTACTTTTGTCCCAATCCGAATGTCCACAAGCCTCTGATACACCatgaatattaatattttcatttttctctcataGGATGATCGCCCATTTCCCTagacacacaaccacacacacacacggtcacATCCAGCATTGTATGTAGGCTGAGCGCCTTGATCCTGCTTTCCAGTAAATGAGGTTTCTTGTGTTCCTCCCCAACTTCCCCTCTATCTTTCATGGTCTCGACAGACAGTGTTCCCTCCTAATCTTCTTCTCCTCCCGTCCCCGTTCTCAGAAGACCGAGTCTTTCAGAGGCACATCCACCAATAATTCTCAACTGTGGTGACCTTGACCAACAGCCTTGCAGAAGTACTCTGAGGTTCTCAGATAGTGAAGTACCTCCAGATTTTCCCCATAAATCCTGCAGAGCCATCCCTCAGCCCTTCTAGCCAGTCTTCCCTTAGGCAACTTAATTCCCTTTTGTTTGCTGTTGTAATCTGGCAGTTGAATTTTCCTCACACAGATGTATTTAGAATTGTTTAACAGGGCTTTGTCAATATTTCCAAGTCTTTCCCCCACTGGGTTGTTTGGTTTCCCTATCACACTGTAACTTCTGAAAGCAGAGGCCATTCCAAGTTTTGTATCAACAGAATAGCAAATATTTGAACAACTGCTGTTACCCAAAAGTGTTTGAACAATTGTGGTTGTTCAAAAGTATTGAAACAATTACAGTTGTTCAAAATATTTAGGTGACTACTATTCAAAGTAGCATAAAGCATGGCTTCAGCCATGTAGGATCTTGAAACTGTGCTGAGAGACAAACTCACTCCCGTAACACAGGAGTGAAGTTGGGTGGTGCCACTCTGCAGTGGTCCCCACTGGAGGGAACTTGAGAGGGCTTCAGAAGAGGAGGAATGGGGCTGAGCCTTGAAAAATGAGGAAGGTGGGGTTCTGCACAGGAGATGGGGAAGTGCAACAGCCAGGAAGTGGGAATTAATCTCCTCCGTAAAGATTTACTGGGCAAAAAGTGCATTGCAAAGAGTCGGGAAACCTGGTAGAGTTACTCAACatctttgagcttcagtttccttggtTTCTGTGAGGAGGGAAGACAGTGTGTGTCCATGTACTTAGCACGCATGTGGAAACAGGGTAGACAGTTGATGTACATTACAAGTTAGATTATGAATATATAGTGGATGGGAAGCTGGAAAAAATTGCTCAGGACCCCTGAATGCAGCGGCATCTCAGGAAATGCTTAAAGGCTGACAGAGAAGGGATGGGGTGGGTGCAGATttggggggagaggaaggagaaaagaacaggTGACCTCAGGTTTCTGCTCTAGCGCAATTTGGTAGAATTTCTGATAGACAAATACCAACCTTAGCAGATGGTGCTTCCCCGCCTGACACACCTCCAGTGGCGTCTCAAGATCCTGTCCACCAGGCACCTGGGGCGATTCTGAGACCCACTCTCACTTCAGCTTGTATGTTTCTGTTCTCCTCCCTCGGGCTGTTTCTAGGGTGGCCACACATCTAGATCTGACGACAAGGCATACAGCTCAGACAAACAGAATGTGGCACTGAGGACTGAAGATACGGATGTATCCTGGTCTTGCCAGAGTTTATAAGGCTAGCTCCATGCCCTCATGATCCCAGGGGGCTTTGGAGGCTCAGAACTCTGGGCAGGTCCTTGAAACACTCCTTCTACCCCATTTCCTCTTCTGGGATCCTGGAAGGTTGAGGTCTCAGAGAAGAAGATATTATCCCCTACAGATTTTAGTCACTTGCTTTGGTCTCGAGGCAGAGGGAGGTTAGGGTCTCCTTGAGGAATTGGAGCTTATGGTTCCATTCTTGCCAGCAGGGAGACAACAGGAGCAGGTAGgagccctcctctctcctccctggaatCTGAAGTCTGGTTGAAGAGAAGTCATCTTGCCCCCTTGAGAGCTTGCAGGACCCTGGAGGACAGTTTACCCAGCTTTTCTGACTAAAGGACCCAGGGGGCCTTTTCTGGACATTGATGACCTGTCGTGGCCTCTAAGACTGGTACGACAAGTCGGTGACACTAAGCTGCGTGGAGCATGGGTCTAGGGCTAGGTCAGGCTAGGGCTGGTTTCCTTGTCTTGTTGTTTGTGGGTCCCAGCTGTGGTGGAGCACTGAGAGGAGGCGGGGGCACATGGGGCAGGCATTCTGGAGCCTGACCCTCTCTGGGAAGCTCTCCTGGCTTCAGCCACCAGGGAATCATCTAAGGAGGTGCTGGGGGCCTTGTTAGTGGAATGGGTAGTTTATTTATGttagcaattaaaaaatgtatttttagaaatgaaGCTAACTTCTAAGCATAGGAAACACAGATGGGCTTAAGTTGGAAACAAGGGAATTTTTAACCAAGAGCCAAAACAGACAATGATCATCTCCCAGTTGTGgccttttccctccttttcacccttctgactgtcctttgtgggTGGGGGGAAGGCTTCTTCCCTACCCATTTGACAGCTGACTCTGCTCTCCTGAGACTGCGTCACGCTGGGCTCAGCTGAGGCTGCTGGAGCGGGGGTGGTTGTGGTTCTGTGAAGCAGGATTGTTTGAGCTGGAGACAACTACAGAGCGTCTAGCCCAGTGGGCTCTCAGCTGAGAAGAGATGGTACAGCGGTGCTCTGAGTCAGGACTGGATTACCCAATGGGAAGACCAGGAGCATGCTTAGGGCACCAGCAAAGCAGAGGAATCAACGTTAAAAACAAGACATATCTGGACATTAAAAAAAGTAGCAGGAAATGATAGGATGTtgggattttctttaaaattatctggatggggaaaatataaaagacattctGGGGAGAACTGACAAGATGTGAATATAAATTGTCAGTTGGATAACACAACTATATCACTGTAAAAtgtcccagttttttttttaacatttttaaaaattgagttatagtcaatttacaatgttacatcaatttccaatgcagagcacaatttttcaattatacatgaacatatatatattcattgtcacattctttttctctgtgagctaccacaagatcttgtatatatttccctgtgctatacagtataatcttgtttatctattctacatatgcctgtcagtatctacaaatttcgaactcccagtctgtccctaaaTGTCCCAGTTTTGATAAAAGAGAGTGATCTATTTTTAGTTCTGCTCATTGAAGTATTTACTGCTAAATGGTTtggaaacatttatatacatgaatattttatgtttatattatgttcatatatataaaatgggtcaaaaatataaagaattggtGATTCTAAAGGGAATTTAGAATTCCTGTATTATtcttgcaatttaaaaaattatattaaaatacattataaaatatgttaacttacattaaaaatagtaaaaaaaaaatctgcatgggAGGAGAGGTTGAAGTTGGTTGCTAGGCACATAGGAATTAATTTATCATCCTGTCTGCTTTGTACATGTTTGAACctgttaataataattttattttaaaattgaagtatatttgtcatgtaacattgtgtcaatttaaggtgtacaacatactaATTTGAATCTTTTATATTATTGTAATATGATTGCCAGTGTAGTAATAATTATCAGCTCTACCTTGTCACATAACTATCATTTCAATTCAGTGGCTGgaataattaagatctagtctcttagcaagtttgatgACAATAATACAATATTGTTGTCTGTAGtcactatattgtgtgttattagATCTCTAGGACTTACTATTTGatgcaagtttgtaccctta is a window of Vicugna pacos chromosome 10, VicPac4, whole genome shotgun sequence DNA encoding:
- the LOC102533625 gene encoding olfactory receptor 5AP2-like; protein product: MAPGELALASGNHSPVTQFILLGFSSYPDLQVLLFGGFLLVYAVTVVGNLGMMALIFTDSRLHSPMYFFLSVLSFLDICYSSIVTPKLLVDLLASDKSISFEGCVVQMTFFVMHATAESFLLASMAYGRFVAIRRPLHYSSVMTKGTCLQLVAASYTFGGANSAIETGNVFALPFCGPNHVTRYFCDIKPLLRLACANTATAGLVLYISSALATLLPAALILTSYSLVLVAVGRLRSAAGKEKALSTCASHFLAIAIFCSTVILTYVQPHGPTDDTSGQIVSVFYTVIIPMRNPLIYSLRNKEVKDALQRTLQGSISPC